The proteins below are encoded in one region of Aspergillus nidulans FGSC A4 chromosome III:
- a CDS encoding bifunctional UDP-glucose 4-epimerase/aldose 1-epimerase ugeA (transcript_id=CADANIAT00005702) — protein MPSGSVLVTGGTGYIGSFTTLALLEAGYKVVVADNLYNSSAEALNRIELISGKKAEFAQLDVTDEAAFDKVFEAHPDIDSVIHFAALKAVGESGEKPLDYYHVNVYGTICLLRSMVRHNVTNIVFSSSATVYGDATRFPDMIPIPEHCPLGPTNPYGNTKFAIELAITDVINAQRNNAKKAGNETEAAKWNGALLRYFNPAGAHPSGIMGEDPQGVPYNLLPLLAQVATGKREKLLVFGDDYASHDGTAIRDYIHILDLADGHLKALNYLRANNPGVRAWNLGTGRGSTVYEMIRAFSKAVGRDLPYEVAPRRAGDVLNLTSNPTRANTELGWKAQRTLEQACEDLWLWTKNNPQGYRQQPPAELLEQLKK, from the exons ATGCCTTCTGGATCTGTCCTTGTCACCGG TGGAACCGGCTACATTGGCTCCTTCACTACCCTCGCCCTGCTCGAGGCCGGGTACAAGGTTGTGGTCGCCGATAACCTGTACAATTCCTCCGCCGAGGCCCTTAACCGCATCGAGTTGATCTCGGGCAAGAAGGCCGAGTTCGCACAGCTCGATGTCACTGACGAAGCAGCCTTCGACAAGGTGTTCGAAGCTCACCCTGACATCGACAGTGTTATCCACTTTGCGGCGTTGAAG GCCGTCGGTGAATCCGGCGAGAAGCCCCTCGACTACTACCACGTCAATGTTTACGGCACAATCTGCCTCTTGCGCTCAATGGTCCGCCACAACGTCACGAACAttgtcttctcctcctccgccaccGTTTACGGCGATGCCACTCGCTTTCCCGACATGATCCCCATCCCCGAGCACTGCCCGCTCGGCCCGACAAACCCCTACGGAAACACCAAGTTCGCCATTGAGCTGGCCATCACGGACGTTATCAACGCCCAGCGCAACAACGCGAAGAAGGCCGGTAACGAAACTGAGGCTGCTAAGTGGAACGGCGCGCTGCTGCGCTACTTCAACCCCGCTGGTGCCCACCCCAGCGGTATCATGGGCGAGGACCCGCAGGGTGTGCCGTACAacctgctgccgctgcttgcGCAGGTTGCCACGGGCAAGCGCGAGAAGCTTCTTGTTTTCGGAGACG ACTACGCCTCTCACGACGGTACCGCCATTCGCGACTACATCCACATTCTTGATCTCGCCGATGGTCACCTCAAGGCGCTGAACTACCTCCGCGCCAATAACCCCGGCGTGCGCGCCTGGAACCTTGGCACTGGCCGAGGCAGCACTGTCTACGAGATGATCCGCGCCTTCTCAAAGGCTGTTGGCCGCGACTTGCCCTACGAGGTCGCGCCCCGCCGTGCCGGTGACGTCCTTAACCTAACTTCTAACCCGACCCGCGCCAACACCGAGCTGGGCTGGAAGGCACAGCGCACCCTCGAGCAGGCATGTGAGGATCTGTGGCTGTGGACCAAGAACAACCCCCAGGGATACAGGCAACAGCCCCCTGCTGAGCTGCTGGAACAGCTCAAGAAATAA
- a CDS encoding putative oxidoreductase (transcript_id=CADANIAT00005703), giving the protein MPIPIITTGIAEGLSAIPYSYTVLKVTPWILLIAALKYYFGGARNGSERLMHSKVVMVTGGTSGIGATVVYELASRGAQVILLTQHAQSDIFLIDYIEDLRKATGNQLIYAEQVDLSSLHSIRTFATKWIDNVPPRRLDMLILCANTANPTEKITVDGIDEEWQVNYLANFHLLSILSPALRVQPPHRDVRVIMTTCSSYIGAPKLDFSQLDVNTIPIHKKTAGTKPLRTQASRKAEPKQKRQSQIQRKHIYGLSKLSLMIFATSFQKHLNAFKRPDGQPPSTRVILVDPGLTRTPGTRRWLTGGSLWGLLLYLITWPIWWLVLKSPQQGAQSILYAAMEARFGRGTGGWMLKECREVDFARKEVTDEAVGKQLWEASERQIEEREREGAVLRALEKKENEQKENVKVRSQGSVRVKKSASSASSASSVSASSGAKEQKPGSRRSRKGNGNSK; this is encoded by the exons ATGCCCATCCCAATTATCACCACGGGCATCGCGGAGGGCTTATCTGCCATTCCATATTCGTATACGGTCCTCAAAGTCACGCCATGGATCCTCCTCATTGCAGCCCTGAAGTATTACTTCGGCGGTGCCCGCAATGGCTCCGAGAGGCTGATGCACTCTAAGGTCGTGATGGTGACG GGAGGCACCTCGGGAATTGGAGCCACTGTCGTCTACGAACTCGCATCGCGCGGCGCCCAAGTTATCCTTCTTACGCAACACGCTCAATCGGATATATTTCTCATTGACTACATTGAAGATCTGAGAAAAGCCACAGGCAACCAGCTTATTTATGCAGAGCAGGTGgatctctcttctctccattcTATACGGACCTTTGCGACGAAGTGGATTGACAATGTTCCTCCCCGCCGACTGGACATGCTAATCCTTTGCGCGAACACGGCAAACCCCACGGAAAAGATAACGGTGGATGGAATAGATGAGGAATGGCAGGTCAATTACCTTGCAAACTTCCATCTACTCAGCATCCTCAGCCCAGCGCTCCGAGTCCAGCCACCCCACCGGGATGTCCGCGTGATCATGACAACGTGTTCAAGTTACATCGGTGCGCCGAAACTCGACTTTTCGCAGCTCGACGTGAATACCATCCCGATCCACAAAAAAACGGCGGGTACAAAACCGCTACGCACTCAAGCATCAAGGAAGGCAGAGCCCAAACAAAAGCGCCAATCGCAAATTCAGAGGAAACACATCTATGGCCTTAGCAAGCTATCCCTCATGATTTTCGCGACGTCCTTCCAGAAACACCTGAACGCCTTTAAACGGCCTGATGGCCAACCCCCTTCCACTCGTGTGATCCTCGTCGACCCTGGTCTCACTCGGACCCCGGGCACCCGCCGCTGGCTCACTGGGGGCTCGCTTTGGGGTCTACTACTCTACCTTATTACCTGGCCCATCTGGTGGCTCGTCCTCAAGTCCCCGCAGCAGGGGGCGCAGAGTATCCTGTACGCAGCGATGGAGGCGAGGTTTGGTCGTGGGACCGGGGGGTGGATGCTGAAGGAATGCCGGGAAGTGGACTTCGCCAGGAAAGAGGTTACGGATGAAGCTGTGGGGAAGCAGTTGTGGGAAGCTAGTGAGCGGCAGatcgaagagagagagagagaaggggcAGTGCTGCGagccttggagaagaaagaaaacgagCAAAAGGAGAACGTGAAGGTCCGTAGTCAGGGCTCAGTTCGGGTCAAGAAATCTGCATCGTCCGCATCGTCCGCATCGTCTGTATCCGCATCAAGCGGTGCTAAAGAGCAGAAGCCagggtcaagaagaagtcgGAAGGGGAACGGCAACAGCAAGTAA
- a CDS encoding putative G-patch domain protein (transcript_id=CADANIAT00005704), with amino-acid sequence MPYEDEDYFLPLEDQRVFGAGITRKRVPFVRSSELSTLNSAPATPAATGASIANTYLSIVMPKQAATSSSTSTTTTAPTSDSLSTATQPAADTADGRSHSAPPPNPSQTCEVCHLPLSSSIAADKPHESSLAHQVCLTHSHPPSHLDRTRRGLRYLESYGWDPDSRLGLGATGEGIREPLKGKLKADTVGLGAVLPSSVSGQRKSKDKVQKLNAKQVRKEHLDVKKKGERLRELFYQDDDVLRYLGTG; translated from the coding sequence ATGCCATACGAGGACGAAGACTACTTCCTCCCGCTTGAAGATCAGCGAGTCTTTGGCGCAGGTATCACGCGTAAGCGTGTGCCGTTCGTGCGTTCCTCTGAGCTCTCGACACTCAACTCCGCACCCGCCACACCAGCTGCTACCGGGGCTAGCATAGCGAATACATACCTCTCTATTGTCATGCCAAAGCAGGCAGcaacatcatcttccacttccactaCAACTACAGCTCCGACATCAGATTCTCTATCTACTGCCACTCAACCCGCCGCAGACACTGCCGACGGCCGCAGCCACTCCGCGCCTCCGCCAAACCCAAGCCAGACGTGTGAAGTATGCCATCTCCCACTGTCTTCCTCCATAGCTGCCGATAAACCCCACGAATCTTCTTTAGCGCACCAAGTCTGTCTCACGCATTCACATCCACCATCTCACCTTGACCGTACCCGTCGCGGGCTTCGTTACCTCGAGTCTTACGGCTGGGATCCAGATAGCCGGTTGGGTCTAGGAGCTACTGGAGAAGGTATCCGGGAACCGTTGAAGGGGAAATTAAAGGCTGACACAGTGGGATTGGGAGCCGTTCTTCCCTCTTCGGTGTCTGGACAGAGAAAGTCTAAGGATAAGGTTCAGAAGTTGAATGCGAAGCAGGTGAGGAAGGAGCATCTGGATGTAaagaagaagggggagaGACTACGAGAGTTGTTTTACCAAGATGACGACGTGCTCAGGTATCTTGGCACCGGCTAA
- a CDS encoding Sec1 family protein (transcript_id=CADANIAT00005705) — translation MSSLLNIQREIILNTIRSAGGDNWKVLVLDEGSRSLIDNVVKEDDILNLNVTHIEQIEHRRNTNQSMDALYILSALPHIVDCVLADLERKRYRKSYLVWTSFLNPGLRARFDRSQMVQEQVAAFQTISIDYYPRESRLVTFRDPWSFPVLFHPGCNHLIREHLTTLAHKAVSLCATLGEYPVVRYYRPRTPTHEASVLCSHLARFIQEELDQFAQFNRDFPPPSPRPRGVLLVVDRSMDLFAPLIHEFTYQSMVHDLLPIKEGDKITYKMVVNKGTTNEEVKEMELNDHDRIWVEYRHMHMKDVLGKLGEDFARFRAANPQFAEDNQKADVGIIKDMLAGLREFQEGRDAYTLHLNMAEECMKFFQDHKLIEVSSVEQCLATGLDENYKKAKGLASQLVQLLDDDTIIHTDRLRLLLFYIIYRNGLLPGDIRKLMAHAQLPPQDGNVISNLGLLGARVDKPLKDDKPPEQPLFNRKPPVVADSDEGILSRYELNVKMMLEDVIRGTLDPSIFPHTRPQTDADAMATQQDTLSQASLRSAKPTWARTRTTGEQPRQRIIVFMAGGATYGESRACYEISETFKKDVFLATSHMLTPGLFLRQVSDLSADKRRLDIPAERPKPTAPAHLFERDPPPPQPAPQKKPAPAPAPAPPTAAMGAMSLGPNPAKQSSMGKPVKEQKEKKKHRFFR, via the exons ATGAGCTCACTACTTAACATCCAACGGGAAA TCATCCTGAACACTATCCGCTCTGCCGGAGGCGACAAT TGGAAAGTCCTGGTGTTAGATGAAGGCAGTCGCAGCCTGATAGACAATGTCGTCAAAGAAGATGATATCCTTAACCTTAATGTCACCC ATATTGAACAGATCGAGCACCGACGGAACACCAACCAGTCGATGGATGCCCTTTATATCCTCTCCGCCCTTCCGCACATCGTAGATTGCGTACTGGCTgatctggagaggaagagatacAGAAAGTCATATCTGGTGTGGACATCAT TTCTTAATCCGGGGCTGCGCGCTAGATTTGATCGGTCACAGATGGTTCAGGAGCAAGTCGCGGCTTTCCAAACCATCAGTATCGACTACTATCCGAGGGAATCGCGCCTTGTCACGTTTCGAGACCCATGGAGTTTTCCGGTTTTGTTCCATCCGGGCTGTAACCATCTTATTCGCGAGCATTTGACAACATTGGCGCACAAG GCCGTATCTTTGTGCGCCACATTGGGAGAATATCCTGTGGTCAGATACTATCGGCCGAGGACACCTACTCACGAGGCCAGTGTCCTGTGTTCGCACTTGGCACGATTTATTCAAGAGGAACTAGACCAATTCGCGCAGTTCAACCGAGATTTCccgcctccttctccaagacCCCGGGGTGTGCTCTTGGTCGTAGATCGATCGATGGATCTGTTCGCGCCTTTGATCCATGAGTTCACGTATCAGTCCATGGTTCACGACTTGCTGCCCATAAAGGAAGGGGACAAAATTACGTATAAGATGGTTGTCAACAAAGGCACCACGAATGAAGaggtgaaggagatggagctcAACGATCACGATAGAATCTGGGTAGAATACAGGCATATGCATATGAAGGACGTGCTAGGTAAATTGGGTGAAGACTTCGCCAGGTTCCGAGCCGCTAACCCACAGTTTGCGGAAGA TAACCAAAAGGCTGACGTGGGCATTATTAAAGACATGCTGGCTGGCCTTCGAGAATTCCAAGAAGGCAGAGACGCGTATACCCTTCATCTAAACATGGCGGAAGAATGCATGAAGTTCTTCCAAGATCATAAACTTATTGAGGTTAGCTCTGTAGAGCAGTGCCTCGCAACCGGCCTTGACGAGAATTATAAAAAGGCCAAGGGGCTGGCATCACAGCTCGTACAGTTACTTGATGATGACACTATCATCCATACTGACAGGCTCAGACTCTTACTGTTCTATATCATATACCGCAACGGACTTCTCCCTGGCGACATCAGGAAACTCATGGCACATGCCCAACTTCCACCTCAGGACGGAAATGTCATTTCTAATCTCGGATTGCTCGGGGCCAGAGTTGACAAACCATTGAAGGATGACAAACCGCCCGAACAGCCACTTTTCAATAGGAAACCGCCTGTGGTAGCCGATTCGGACGAAGGAATCCTCTCCCGTTACGAACTCAACGTCAAAATGATGCTAGAAGACGTTATTCGAGGAACGTTGGATCCGTCTATATTCCCTCACACACGTCCTCAGACTGATGCAGACGCTATGGCAACTCAGCAAGACACTCTTTCGCAAGCATCTCTCCGGAGTGCGAAACCGACCTGGGCACGGACACGCACGACCGGGGAGCAGCCACGGCAACGCATCATCGTTTTCATGGCAGGTGGTGCCACATACGGCGAATCCCGAGCATGCTATGAGATCTCTGAAACTTTCAAGAAGGACGTCTTTCTTGCTACATCCCATATGCTCACTCCGGGGCTGTTTCTCCGTCAAGTCAGCGACTTGAGCGCAGATAAGCGCCGTCTCGATATTCCCGCAGAGCGGCCAAAACCAACTGCGCCGGCCCATCTATTTGAGCGAgatccccctcctccccagccCGCGCCACAAAAGAAGCCAGCTCCTGCACCGGCGCCGGCACCTCCTACTGCGGCAATGGGAGCTATGTCTCTGGGGCCGAATCCTGCCAAACAATCTAGTATGGGGAAGCCAGTAAAGGaacagaaagagaagaagaagcaccgTTTCTTCAGATGA
- a CDS encoding ATP-dependent RNA helicase SUV3 (transcript_id=CADANIAT00005706) produces MHCLGPFELCALCGAPSPQLLRLREPTYTRNKRRSLPNKQKKQEYECMIISIRPYADAAHVHHRLVNNFPQLVTSILREMKESDLLNSETSDELWKRFERYVLNACQVSEKRENTKHGSLLNAKRAMTKAYLKDGLGGLRRELENLLYAHDLDARYSEPYLEQQQKIADLRYPAEWYPQARAIQRTIHLHVGPTNSGKTYHALKRLESSKSGFYAGPLRLLAQEVYHRFKSSGIPVSLVTGDEVRLSEGEKAVVVSNTVEMVNLGQTYEVGVIDEIQMIADPRRGWAWTRALLGAKATELHLCGETRVVPLIRQLAALAGDKLVIHRYERLNPLKAMNKSLKGDLTSLQKGDCIVSFSRVGIHALKADIERKTGRRAAIIYGGLPAEIRTQQASLFNDPNNDYDFLVASDAIGMGLNLSCRRIIFETVVKTLPSGLKRLTVPEIKQIGGRAGRYRSAAQHGKDHQQDNDNDNVGYVTSLEEVDLPYIQEALNTEPPPISAAGINPPDSVYEKFAAYFPSNASLAYMVKRLTEIARINNLFFMCDPSPNLENAEIIDAVPGLHFVDQLTFMAAPMNPREELGRRVAMAFERCVLEHTNGRLLDIEEVNLEILEEPVSGNKEYMHKLEGLHRSVILYTWLSYRFGGIFTDRTLAVHVKELVEERMVRALTEFSANKKLRKNASLHRQIAMQKQLRLQQEFLKANGDADLDLSESEEQYSPDTMNASDNEDAAETDITTDENDFEAESTLNGGTRESKDAAETDNPANNDYQDQQQETSDTTLNSEGSAEHDPPARDALEEEPTSGDATPERKESAEYDPTVRNEDEPARKAANN; encoded by the exons ATGCACTGTCTGGGGCCTTTCGAACTTTGCGCCCTCTGCGGCGCACCTTCACCACAACTCCTGCGTTTGAGAGAGCCAACATATACAAGAAACAAACGAAGAAGCTTGCCAAACAAGCAAAAGAAACAGGAGTATGAGTGCATGATTATCTCTATACGGCCATATGCTGATGCTGCCCACGT ACATCACAGGCTCGTCAATAATTTCCCGCAACTCGTCACAAGTATACTCCGAGAAATGAAAGAATCTGATTTGTTGAATTCAGAGACAAGTGACGAGCTGTGGAAACGTTTCGAGCGCTATGTTCTAAACGCCTGTCAGGTTTCTGAAAAGCGTGAAAACACTAAACATGGCTCTTTGCTCAACGCGAAGCGCGCAATGACAAAGGCTTATCTTAAAGACGGCCTTGGAGGGCTGAGACGTGAACTGGAGAATCTTTTGTATGCGCACGATCTGGATGCACGGTATTCGGAGCCCTACTtggaacagcagcagaagatcgCGGACCTGCGGTATCCCGCCGAGTGGTACCCTCAAGCGCGGGCCATTCAGCGGACAATCCATTTACACGTCGGACCAACAAACTCAGGAAAGACATACCACGCCCTAAAACGGCTGGAGTCATCAAAAAGCGGTTTCTATGCAGGACCTTTGAGGCTCCTTGCTCAGGAAGTCTATCATCGATTCAAATCAAGTGGAATTCCAGTTAGTCTTGTTACAGGCGATGAAGTGAGATTATCCGAGGGCGAAAAAGCGGTAGTCGTGAGCAATACAGTGGAGATGGTCAATCTAGGGCAAACATACGAAGTAGGTGTgatcgacgagatccaaATGATAGCCGATCCGAGGCGCGGCTGGGCATGGACTCGTGCACTGTTAGGTGCCAAGGCTACAGAGCTTCACCTTTGTGGAGAGACCAGAGTGGTGCCCTTGATTCGACAGCTTGCAGCTCTTGCTGGAGACAAGCTTGTGATCCATCGCTATGAACGGCTGAACCCCTTGAAGGCTATGAACAAGAGTTTGAAAGGAGATTTGACAAGTCTCCAAAAAGGGGACTGCATCGTCTCATTCTCCCGAGTTGGGATCCACGCATTGAAAGCCGATATCGAAAGGAAAACAGGCCGACGGGCTGCTATTATCTACGGCGGATTGCCCGCTGAAATCCGCACCCAGCAGGCAAGCCTGTTCAATGACCCCAATAATGATTATGACTTCTTGGTTGCCAGCGATGCCATTGGCATGGGTCTGAATCT GAGCTGCCGACGGATCATTTTTGAGACTGTTGTGAAGACTCTCCCTTCAGGACTTAAAAGACTCACCGTCCCCGAGATTAAACAAATCGGTGGACGCGCTGGCCGCTATCgctcagcagcgcagcaCGGAAAAGACCATCAGCAggacaatgacaatgacaatgtCGGTTACGTTACCTCACTTGAAGAAGTCGACCTTCCTTACATCCAAGAAGCGCTGAACACTGAGCCACCACCAATTAGTGCAGCAGGCATTAATCCTCCCGACTCTGTTTATGAGAAATTCGCAGCCTATTTTCCTAGCAACGCATCACTCGCGTACATGGTCAAGCGGTTAACGGAGATTGCCAGAATCAATAACTTGTTCTTCATGTGCGACCCCAGCCCAAACCTGGAAAATGCGGAGATCATTGATGCCGTACCTGGCCTGCATTTTGTGGACCAGCTAACCTTTATGGCCGCGCCCATGAACCCACGAGAAGAGCTCGGACGCAGAGTAGCGATGGCATTCGAGCGCTGCGTTCTCGAACACACGAACGGCCGGCTCTTGGATATTGAGGAAGTCAATCTCGAAATCCTCGAAGAACCTGTATCTGGAAACAAGGAGTATATGCATAAGCTTGAAGGCCTGCACCGATCTGTTATTCTCTACACTTGGCTCAGTTATCGGTTCGGAGGCATCTTTACAGACCGCACTCTGGCTGTGCACGTGAAAGAACTCGTGGAAGAAAGAATGGTCAGAGCATTGACAGAATTCTCTGCCAACAAGAAGCTCCGGAAGAACGCTTCTCTGCATCGCCAGATCGCAATGCAGAAGCAGCTCCGTCTACAGCAGGAGTTCTTGAAAGCCAATGGAGACGCAGACCTTGACCTGTCAGAATCAGAGGAACAATACTCCCCCGATACCATGAACGCATCCGACAACGAGGACGCCGCTGAGACAGATATCACCACTGACGAAAACGATTTCGAGGCCGAGTCAACACTGAATGGCGGGACGCGCGAGAGCAAGGACGCCGCTGAGACAGACAACCCCGCCAACAATGACTATCAAGACCAACAGCAAGAAACAAGTGACACCACACTAAATAGCGAAGGATCAGCTGAGCATGATCCACCGGCTCGTGATGCGTTAGAGGAAGAGCCTACATCGGGTGACGCCACGCCTGAAAGGAAAGAGTCTGCTGAATATGATCCAACGGTTCGCAATGAGGACGAGCCAGCGCGGAAAGCTGCCAACAACTGA
- a CDS encoding uncharacterized protein (transcript_id=CADANIAT00005707), with protein sequence MTGTGATVEVVTVVTAVTAVMAVMTMMTMMITTGSLPQPLPVRQRRKLLRQRPLHARRKLKTPPPETTPCETETETPSTESPPPETTPCETETPPPSTETPPPETTPCETETPPPSTETPPPETTPCETETETPPSTETPPPETTPCETETPPPSTETPPPETTPCETETPPPSTETPPPETTPCETETETPPPETETPPPETTPCETETPPPSTETPPPETTPCETETETPPPSTETPPPETTPCETETETPPPETETPPEETPAPAPPSTSSWTTSTSVTIPPDETTTSIPTGTSPEQPTSTGTTPAAPVFTGAASVDRFGSPLAGVMAIAAIVLAF encoded by the coding sequence ATGACTGGGACTGGGGCCACGGTGGAGGTGGTCACGGTGGTCACGGCGGTCACGGCGGTCATGGCGgtcatgacgatgatgacgatgatgatcACGACTGGGAGCCTCCCACAACCACTCCCTGTGAGACAGAGACGGAAACTCCTCCGCCAGAGACCACTCCATGCGAGACGGAAACTGAAGAcgcctcctccagagacCACTCCATGTGAGACTGAAACGGAGACTCCTTCAACGGAgtctcctccgccagagaCCACTCCATGCGAGACAGAGacacctcctccttcaactgagactcctcctccagagacCACTCCATGCGAGACAGAgacgcctcctccttcaactgagactcctcctccagagacCACTCCATGTGAGACTGAAACGGAGACTCCTCCTTCGACCGAAACTCCTCCACCTGAGACTACTCCATGCGAGACAGAgacgcctcctccttcaactgaGACTCCTCCCCCAGAGACAACTCCATGCGAGACAGAgacgcctcctccttccacagAAACACCCCCTCCAGAGACCACTCCATGTGAGACGGAAACAGAGACGCCTCCACCAGAGACCGaaactcctcctccagagacCACTCCATGCGAGACAGAgacgcctcctccttccacagAAACACCCCCTCCAGAGACCACTCCATGTGAGACGGAAACAgagactcctcctccttcgaccGAAACTCCTCCACCTGAGACTACCCCATGTGAGACGGAAACGGAGACGCCTCCCCCAGAGACCGAAACTCCTCCGGAGGAAACTCCGGCCCCGGCTCCCCCGAGTACCAGCTCCTGGACCACATCTACATCTGTCACGATTCCTCCTGATGAGACAACCACTTCGATTCCCACCGGAACATCACCTGAGCAGCCTACTTCAACTGGCACAACCCCAGCTGCTCCGGTCTTTACTGGTGCCGCTAGTGTGGACCGTTTTGGCTCCCCTCTCGCTGGTGTGATGGCCATTGCTGCAattgttcttgctttctgA